In the genome of Raphanus sativus cultivar WK10039 chromosome 4, ASM80110v3, whole genome shotgun sequence, one region contains:
- the LOC130511589 gene encoding S-locus-specific glycoprotein-like yields MKGALPNFYHSCTIFFFVSLQFHHVFSTNTLSSNETLTISSNRTLVSPGDVFELGFFKTTTRNSQDGADRWYLGIWYKTTSDQRTYVWVANRDNPLHNSTGTLKISHSSNLVLLDQSDTPVWSTNFTGVAHLPVTAELLANGNLVLRDSKTKDLNRFVWQSFDFPVDTLLPEMKLGRKFNSSEKEKILTSWKSPTDPSSGDYSFILETEGFLHEFYLLNNEFKVYRTGPWNEVRFNGIPKMQNWSYINNNFIDNKEEVAYSFQVNDNHNIHSRFRMSSTGYLQVITWTKTAPQRNMFWSFPEDTCDLYIVCGPYAYCDMHTSPTCNCIKGFVPKNEKAWELRDASSGCERSKRLSCGEGDGFLRMSQMKLPETSEAVVDEMIGLKECREKCVRDCNCTGYANMDNMNGLGCVMWTGELLDMRKYDAGGHDIYVKVAEASLVPS; encoded by the coding sequence ATGAAAGGTGCACTACCAAACTTTTATCACTCTTGCACCATATTTTTCTTTGTCTCGCTTCAGTTTCATCATGTGTTCTCGACCAATACTTTGTCATCTAACGAAACTCTTACAATTTCAAGCAACCGAACCCTTGTGTCTCCCGGGGATGTCTTCGAGCTAGGCTTCTTCAAAACCACCACAAGAAACTCTCAAGATGGTGCTGATCGTTGGTATCTCGGCATCTGGTACAAGACAACCTCTGATCAGAGAACATACGTTTGGGTTGCCAACAGAGACAACCCTCTTCACAACTCCACTGGAACGCTCAAAATCTCTCATTCATCAAACCTCGTCCTCCTTGACCAGTCTGATACTCCTGTCTGGTCAACGAACTTTACGGGAGTTGCGCATTTACCAGTTACGGCAGAGCTTCTCGCTAACGGCAACTTGGTGCTTAGAGACTCCAAAACCAAAGACCTAAACCGGTTCGTGTGGCAGAGTTTTGATTTTCCGGTGGATACTTTGCTCCCGGAGATGAAACTTGGTCGGAAATTCAACAGTTCAGAAAAGGAAAAAATCCTCACATCTTGGAAAAGCCCTACTGATCCATCAAGTGGAGATTATTCGTTCATACTCGAAACTGAAGGTTTTTTACATGAGTTTTATCTACTGAATAATGAGTTCAAAGTGTACCGAACCGGTCCTTGGAACGAAGTCCGGTTTAACGGCATACCGAAAATGCAAAACTGGAGCTACATTAATAACAATTTCATAGATAACAAAGAGGAAGTCGCGTACAGTTTCCAAGTCAACGACAACCACAACATCCACTCGAGGTTTAGAATGAGTTCCACAGGGTACTTACAAGTAATCACGTGGACTAAGACAGCACCGCAACGTAACATGTTTTGGTCATTCCCGGAAGATACATGCGATCTGTACATAGTCTGTGGTCCTTACGCATACTGTGACATGCACACGTCGCCTACGTGTAACTGTATCAAAGGCTTCGTTCCCAAGAATGAGAAGGCATGGGAGTTGAGAGATGCGTCAAGTGGTTGTGAGAGGAGCAAGAGGCTAAGCTGTGGAGAGGGAGATGGGTTTTTGAGGATGAGTCAGATGAAGCTACCGGAGACAAGCGAAGCGGTTGTGGACGAGATGATCGGGTTGAAGGAATGCAGGGAGAAGTGTGTTAGAGATTGTAACTGCACCGGGTATGCGAATATGGATAACATGAATGGgttgggatgtgtgatgtggaCCGGAGAGCTCTTGGATATGCGGAAGTACGATGCTGGAGGTCATGATATTTATGTCAAGGTAGCAGAAGCTAGTCTTGTCCCCTCGTAG